Genomic segment of Granulicella aggregans:
GCGACGAGGCCCTGAAGCTGTTCAAGAAGGCGATTGAGAACTGCAAGCCTCTTCTGGAAGTGAAGAGCCGCCGCGTTGGTGGAGCGAACTACCAGGTGCCGATCGAAGTTCTGCCGGAGCGCCGTACTTCGCTCGCGATCCGCTGGCTGGTGACGTATGGCCGCGCTCGCGGCGAAAAGGGCATGGTCGATAAGTTGACCGCTGAGCTGCTCGATGCCGCGAATGGCCGTGGTGCCGCTATGAAGAAGAAGGAAGACGTTCATCGTATGGCTGAAGCGAATAAGGCGTTTGCGCATTATCGCTGGTAAGTGCGGGGATAAGGGAGCAGGGAATAGAAAGACATTCCCTGCTCCCGCAAGTTTGGGATCAATGTAAGTAACCGCGGACGGAAGTCCGCAGAGTGAGAGATAAGACTGTGGCACGCACTATACCTCTGAATCGTTGCCGGAATATCGGAATCATGGCGCACATCGACGCCGGCAAGACGACGACGACCGAGCGCATTCTCTTCTATACGGGCATCACGCACCGTATTGGAGAAGTGCACGAAGGAACTGCGACCATGGACTGGATGGAGCAGGAGCAGGAGCGCGGCATCACGATTACGTCGGCTGCGACGACTTGCACCTGGAAAAACATCCGCATCAACATCATCGATACACCGGGCCACGTGGACTTTACCGCTGAGGTAGAGCGCTCGCTTCGCGTGCTCGACGGCGCGGTGGCCTGCTTTGACGCAGTTGCCGGCGTGCAGCCTCAGTCGGAGACGGTGTGGCGTCAGGCCGACAAGTACAAGGTTCCCCGGGTCTGCTTCATCAACAAGATGGACAAGGCCGGAGCGGACGCTGTCTATGCGACCTCGACGATCGTCGATCGCCTGGGCGCGCGTGCGATTCCGATCAACATTCAGATTGGCGCAGAGGCGAAGTTCCTTGGTGTGATCGACCTGGTCACCATGAAGGCGATCCTGTGGCATGACGAGACGATGGGCGCTGAGTACTCGGTGGAAGAGATTCCGGCGAACCTGCTCGAAACGGCCCAGAAGGCACGTACCGTGCTGATCGAGGCGGTCGCGGACTCTGACGACGTCATCATGAACAAGTACCTCGAAGGCGAAGAGCCGACGGTCGAAGAGCTGAAGGCGGGTATCCGCAAGGCGACGATCGCGATGAATATCTTCCCGGTGCTGTGCGGTTCTTCGTTCAAGAATAAAGGTGTGCAGACGCTACTCGACGCAGTGGTCGACTACCTTCCAAGCCCGCTCGATATTCCTCCGATGATTGGTTCGAGCATCGACAACCCGGAAGAGAAGATCATTCGCAAGGCTGATGACAA
This window contains:
- the rpsG gene encoding 30S ribosomal protein S7, yielding MPRKGYIAKREVSPDPVYNSTLVTKFVNSMMWGGKKSTAQGIFYTAMTNLEQKGGDEALKLFKKAIENCKPLLEVKSRRVGGANYQVPIEVLPERRTSLAIRWLVTYGRARGEKGMVDKLTAELLDAANGRGAAMKKKEDVHRMAEANKAFAHYRW